One Thioalbus denitrificans genomic window carries:
- a CDS encoding DUF4197 domain-containing protein, translating into MTVLSAATLAIAMGAVAGWQDTLRGVLQGGGTPGGGGGTAALTQGEMTGGLKEALAQGVEWSVNALGREDGFLGDERVRIPMPKPLRMVEQGARALGQDRYADEFITTMNRAAEQAVPEAASILADAIRAMTVQDAAGILNGPDDAATRYFRRTSGETLEQRFLPIVQEATSRTGVTVAYKNLVGRGGGMMGGLVDTGSLDLDRYVTEKAIDGLFTYIALEEKRIRENPLARGSDLLKKVFGSLN; encoded by the coding sequence ATGACAGTTCTGTCCGCAGCCACGCTGGCGATTGCCATGGGCGCCGTGGCGGGATGGCAGGACACCCTGCGCGGTGTCCTGCAGGGGGGCGGGACCCCGGGTGGCGGTGGCGGCACCGCCGCGCTCACCCAGGGCGAAATGACCGGCGGCCTCAAGGAGGCGCTGGCCCAGGGGGTGGAGTGGTCGGTCAACGCGCTGGGCCGCGAGGACGGCTTCCTCGGCGACGAGCGGGTCCGCATTCCCATGCCCAAGCCGTTGCGGATGGTGGAGCAGGGGGCCCGCGCCCTGGGCCAGGACCGCTACGCCGACGAGTTCATCACCACCATGAACCGCGCCGCCGAGCAGGCCGTCCCCGAGGCCGCCTCCATCCTGGCCGACGCCATCCGCGCCATGACCGTGCAGGATGCCGCGGGCATCCTCAACGGGCCGGACGACGCCGCCACCCGCTACTTCCGCCGCACCAGCGGCGAGACCCTGGAGCAGCGGTTCCTGCCCATCGTGCAGGAGGCCACCAGCCGCACCGGCGTGACCGTCGCCTACAAGAACCTGGTTGGAAGGGGCGGGGGCATGATGGGCGGGCTGGTTGACACCGGCTCGCTGGATCTCGACCGCTACGTCACCGAGAAGGCCATCGACGGCCTGTTCACCTATATCGCCCTGGAAGAGAAGCGCATCCGGGAAAATCCCCTGGCCCGCGGCAGCGACCTGCTGAAGAAGGTGTTCGGCAGCCTCAACTGA
- the mrcB gene encoding penicillin-binding protein 1B: MSRRTPAKKKGRRKSRRRSNRSGFGHRLAGLLLKLSLVGLVALGGLVVYDDAVIRAQFEGKRWSLPAQVYARPMELYAGRYLRPEELGRELEALGYRKRARPEGVGEYSVAADRYEVLTRGFTFWDGREPSRRIRVGFDGGTVSSLRDAGTGGGLGVVRLEPQRIGGIYPAHAEDRVLVRLDEVPPELVQALIAVEDRAFYDHFGISPRGIARALWANIRAGGVVQGGSTLTQQLVKNFFLTSERSLWRKGQEAIMALLLEWHYTKEEILEAYLNEVYLGQDGTRSIHGFGLASQFYFARPLEELGSAEYALLAGLVRGPSYYNPRKHPERARLRRDSVIDQLVAEGGLSAEAGAQAKKRPLGVTPRPPGGSSTYPAFIDLVQRQLRRDYRDEDLTTEGLRIFTTLDPRAQHAAEQALAERLKGIERQRGMESGVLQGSLVVSTTEGGEVLAVVGGREARFAGFNRALDAVRPIGSLVKPAVYLAALAGNRYSLATPIDDQPLEVKSSGGQVWRPQNYDKQSHGQVPLYQALAHSYNLATARLGMQVGLPQVVEMLHRLGVDRNIPAYPSVLLGALELSPLEVTQVYETLAAGGFRTPLRAIREVLDADGQPLGRYPLAVEQAVQPAPAFLITAAMQEVMRSGTGRGAGARLGASIAPAGKTGTTDELRDSWFAGFTGDYLAVAWVGRDDNTSAGLTGATGAMQVWGDVMESLHPQPLRPVVPAGISYRWVDEQGRLSGSDCPGAVELPFAEGTVPVEYSPCGGGPGGDLRESVDGMVDWFRELFR; this comes from the coding sequence ATGTCACGACGCACCCCTGCCAAGAAGAAAGGCCGCCGGAAATCCAGGCGGCGCAGCAACCGTTCCGGGTTCGGCCACCGCCTGGCCGGGCTGCTCCTGAAGCTGTCCCTGGTGGGACTGGTGGCCCTCGGCGGTCTCGTGGTCTATGACGACGCGGTCATCCGGGCCCAGTTCGAAGGCAAACGCTGGTCCCTCCCGGCCCAGGTCTACGCCCGCCCCATGGAGCTCTACGCCGGCCGCTACCTGCGTCCGGAAGAGCTCGGGCGCGAGCTGGAGGCGCTGGGCTATCGCAAGCGCGCGCGTCCCGAGGGCGTGGGCGAGTACAGTGTCGCCGCGGACCGCTACGAGGTGCTGACCCGCGGCTTCACCTTCTGGGACGGCCGCGAGCCGTCCCGGCGCATCCGCGTGGGCTTCGACGGCGGCACGGTCTCCAGCCTTCGTGACGCGGGCACCGGCGGCGGGCTCGGCGTGGTGCGCCTGGAGCCCCAGCGCATCGGCGGCATCTACCCCGCCCACGCCGAGGACCGGGTCCTGGTGCGGCTGGACGAGGTGCCGCCGGAGCTGGTGCAGGCGCTGATCGCCGTGGAGGACCGGGCCTTCTACGACCATTTCGGCATCTCCCCGCGCGGCATCGCCCGGGCGCTGTGGGCCAACATCCGCGCCGGCGGGGTGGTGCAGGGCGGCAGCACCCTGACCCAGCAGCTGGTGAAGAACTTCTTCCTCACCAGCGAGCGCAGCCTCTGGCGCAAGGGCCAGGAGGCGATCATGGCGCTCCTGCTGGAGTGGCACTACACCAAGGAGGAGATCCTCGAGGCCTACCTCAACGAGGTCTACCTGGGCCAGGACGGAACACGTTCCATCCACGGCTTCGGGCTGGCCAGCCAGTTCTACTTCGCCCGTCCGCTGGAGGAGCTCGGCAGCGCCGAATACGCCCTGCTCGCCGGCCTGGTGCGCGGACCCTCCTACTACAACCCCCGCAAGCACCCGGAGCGGGCCCGGCTGCGCCGCGACAGCGTCATCGACCAGCTGGTGGCCGAGGGCGGGCTCAGCGCGGAGGCCGGGGCGCAGGCGAAGAAGCGCCCGCTGGGCGTGACGCCCCGGCCCCCCGGCGGCAGCAGCACCTACCCCGCCTTCATCGACCTTGTGCAGCGCCAGCTCCGGCGCGACTACCGCGACGAGGATCTGACCACCGAGGGGCTGCGCATCTTCACCACGCTGGACCCGCGTGCCCAGCACGCCGCCGAGCAGGCGCTGGCGGAGCGCCTGAAGGGCATCGAGCGCCAGCGCGGCATGGAGTCCGGGGTGCTGCAGGGATCGCTGGTGGTCTCCACCACCGAGGGCGGCGAGGTGCTGGCCGTGGTGGGCGGACGCGAGGCCCGCTTCGCGGGCTTCAACCGCGCCCTGGACGCGGTGCGCCCCATCGGGTCGCTGGTCAAGCCCGCGGTCTACCTGGCCGCGCTCGCCGGCAACCGCTACAGCCTGGCCACGCCCATCGACGATCAGCCCCTGGAGGTGAAATCGAGCGGCGGACAGGTCTGGCGGCCCCAGAACTACGACAAGCAGAGTCACGGCCAGGTGCCCCTCTACCAGGCCCTGGCCCACTCCTACAACCTGGCCACCGCGCGCCTGGGGATGCAGGTGGGGCTGCCGCAGGTGGTGGAGATGCTCCACCGCCTGGGGGTGGACCGGAACATCCCCGCCTATCCCTCGGTGCTGCTCGGCGCGCTGGAGCTCTCGCCGCTGGAGGTGACGCAGGTCTACGAGACCCTGGCGGCGGGGGGATTCCGCACGCCGCTGCGGGCCATCCGCGAGGTGCTGGACGCCGACGGCCAGCCGCTGGGACGCTACCCGCTGGCCGTGGAGCAGGCGGTGCAGCCGGCCCCGGCGTTCCTGATTACCGCGGCCATGCAGGAGGTGATGCGCTCGGGCACCGGCCGCGGCGCCGGGGCGCGGCTGGGGGCGTCCATCGCCCCGGCGGGCAAGACCGGGACCACCGACGAGCTGCGTGACAGCTGGTTTGCCGGCTTCACCGGCGACTACCTGGCGGTGGCCTGGGTGGGCCGCGACGACAACACCTCCGCCGGCCTCACCGGCGCCACCGGGGCGATGCAGGTGTGGGGCGACGTGATGGAGTCGCTCCACCCCCAGCCCCTGCGGCCGGTGGTGCCCGCCGGCATCAGCTACCGCTGGGTCGACGAACAGGGCCGGCTGAGCGGCTCGGACTGCCCCGGCGCGGTGGAGCTGCCCTTCGCCGAAGGCACCGTCCCGGTGGAGTACTCCCCCTGCGGCGGCGGCCCGGGCGGCGACCTGCGGGAGTCCGTGGACGGCATGGTGGACTGGTTCCGCGAGCTGTTCCGCTGA
- a CDS encoding tetratricopeptide repeat protein, which translates to MTTNAGLGTACLMLLALAGCASAPYGGVPVEDRSVHRGEPAPRPAPVEEASGATTAPAGEWTVTPARPLPPGQPAGSPDYSAPATARPSPYPDARPEAAPAGPASPAVVALLETAREQQNADRLAEAAASLERAVRIEPRNARVWYELATVRFRQGQLQQAEQLARKSDALAGPDNTLRARNWRLIALVRMKLGDNAGAVSARRQAEELEVR; encoded by the coding sequence ATGACGACGAACGCGGGCCTGGGAACGGCCTGCCTGATGCTGCTCGCCCTGGCCGGCTGCGCCAGCGCACCCTATGGCGGCGTGCCGGTGGAGGACCGCAGCGTCCATCGCGGTGAGCCGGCGCCCCGTCCGGCCCCCGTGGAGGAGGCGTCCGGCGCCACGACCGCGCCGGCCGGGGAATGGACCGTGACCCCCGCCCGGCCCCTGCCGCCCGGGCAGCCCGCGGGCAGCCCGGACTACAGCGCCCCCGCCACAGCGCGTCCCTCGCCGTATCCCGACGCGCGGCCGGAGGCGGCCCCCGCCGGTCCCGCCAGCCCGGCGGTGGTGGCCCTGCTGGAGACCGCCCGCGAGCAGCAGAACGCCGATCGCCTTGCCGAGGCGGCGGCCAGCCTGGAGCGCGCCGTGCGCATCGAGCCGCGCAATGCCCGGGTCTGGTACGAGCTGGCCACGGTGCGCTTCCGCCAGGGTCAGCTGCAGCAGGCCGAGCAGCTGGCGCGCAAGTCCGATGCTCTCGCCGGCCCCGACAACACCCTGCGGGCCCGCAACTGGCGCCTCATCGCCCTGGTGCGGATGAAGCTCGGCGACAACGCCGGGGCGGTCTCCGCCCGGCGCCAGGCCGAGGAGCTGGAAGTCCGCTGA
- a CDS encoding DUF6901 family protein, which produces MSDLTIRYRFQSDSTEPTEARFELDLDPQRLEPRRAAEDDLPRWVELDYYQCAHCPLRPDSHPHCPLALSLLPLVTRLGHWRSYLPVHLEVTTDERTVSAETTAQEAISSLMGLLIATSGCPHTRFLKPMARFHLPLSSPDETFYRVVSMYSLAQYFRGRHWLPVDFGFDALFERYEALGAVNDAVVNRLRAATREDGTLNAIVMLDALTQYVPTSLEDSLAELEHLFHGYLKEPPEGSQA; this is translated from the coding sequence ATGTCCGACCTCACCATCCGTTACCGTTTCCAGTCCGACTCCACCGAGCCGACCGAAGCCCGCTTCGAGCTGGATCTCGACCCGCAGCGGCTCGAGCCCCGCCGGGCGGCGGAGGATGACCTGCCGCGCTGGGTGGAGCTCGACTACTACCAGTGCGCCCACTGTCCGCTGCGGCCGGACAGCCATCCCCACTGCCCCCTGGCCCTCTCCCTCCTGCCCCTGGTGACCCGGCTGGGCCACTGGCGCTCCTACCTGCCGGTGCACCTGGAGGTGACCACCGACGAGCGCACCGTCTCGGCCGAGACCACCGCCCAGGAGGCCATCAGCTCGCTGATGGGCCTGCTGATCGCCACCAGCGGCTGCCCCCATACCCGTTTTCTCAAGCCGATGGCGCGCTTCCACCTGCCCCTGTCGAGTCCCGACGAGACCTTCTACCGGGTGGTGTCCATGTACTCGCTGGCGCAGTATTTCCGCGGCCGGCACTGGCTGCCGGTGGATTTCGGCTTCGACGCCCTGTTCGAGCGCTACGAGGCCCTGGGGGCGGTGAACGACGCGGTGGTGAACCGGCTGCGGGCGGCCACCCGGGAGGACGGGACCCTGAACGCCATCGTCATGCTCGACGCCCTGACCCAGTACGTGCCCACCTCGCTGGAGGACTCGCTGGCCGAGCTGGAACATCTGTTCCACGGCTATCTGAAGGAGCCCCCGGAAGGGAGCCAGGCGTGA
- a CDS encoding helix-turn-helix domain-containing protein, which translates to MIIAAQIRAARALLGMDQRSLAEAAGLSLPTIQRMEASTGAQVRGNVDSVVKVVEALERAGVELIGDGAVSAGGGRGVRLKTPPPVEESS; encoded by the coding sequence ATGATAATCGCGGCCCAGATCCGCGCCGCCCGGGCGCTCCTGGGGATGGACCAGCGCAGCCTGGCCGAGGCGGCGGGCCTGTCGCTGCCCACCATCCAGCGCATGGAGGCCAGCACCGGCGCCCAGGTCCGCGGCAACGTGGACTCGGTGGTCAAGGTGGTGGAGGCCCTGGAGCGGGCCGGGGTGGAGCTGATCGGCGATGGCGCGGTCAGCGCCGGCGGCGGGCGCGGCGTGCGCCTGAAGACCCCGCCGCCGGTGGAGGAGAGCTCCTGA
- the hyfB gene encoding hydrogenase 4 subunit B: protein MAIGLDLAALALGLALASALASTLTVRAPRLLRLLVLPLFGLAGAAAVAAGLVALVQGEVATAVLPLGLPWLPWQVRLDALSGFFLALIGVVTFAVGLYGPAYVRGFERGRDPLPVLGGFAGLFLAGMLLVVLADDAFLFMVAWEVMSLSSYFLVVFHHDNAANRRAAFLYLLMAHVGGLAILLGYGVLASFGGGFAFEAMRAAPLSFGWASVAFSLAFLGFGMKAGLVPLHAWLPEAHPVAPSHISALMSGVMLKVAVYGFIRFVFDLIGEVHWQWGVAVTAVGSLSALLGVLYALVQNDLKRLLAYSSVENLGIIFIGLGLALVFQGTGNSLLGTLAFVAALYHAINHALFKGLLFFGAGAILHSTHERDLDQMGGLLRRMPWTGLFFLVGALSISALPPFNGFVSEWLTFQAALQAWQLESGVLRSLIPIAAAMLALTGALAAACFVKVYGVAFLGQARSRHVRRARQVPIGMRAGQGVLAFLCLLFGVLPTAVVDLIEAVPRQILGQGLPEATAHGWLWLTPVAPATASYGAPLIALVLLVLALLAVWAARRGTLRRARRCDPWDCGFAPPGARMQYTATAFAQPLRRVFALLFRIDERVERREDGSLRHRLTVGDRAWGLFYAPVARAVESAAARIVRLQSGNVRIYLGWTLSTLLVLLWIIS from the coding sequence ATGGCGATCGGGCTCGACCTCGCCGCGCTGGCGCTGGGGTTGGCGCTGGCCTCCGCCCTGGCCTCGACCCTGACCGTCCGGGCGCCGCGCCTGCTGCGGCTCCTGGTGCTGCCCCTGTTCGGGCTGGCGGGCGCGGCGGCGGTGGCCGCGGGGCTGGTGGCCCTGGTGCAGGGAGAGGTGGCCACCGCGGTGCTGCCCCTGGGGCTGCCGTGGCTGCCGTGGCAGGTGCGGCTGGACGCCCTGTCCGGGTTCTTCCTGGCCCTGATCGGCGTGGTGACCTTCGCCGTCGGCCTCTACGGGCCCGCCTATGTGCGCGGCTTCGAGCGCGGCCGCGATCCCCTGCCGGTGCTGGGCGGCTTCGCCGGGCTGTTCCTCGCCGGGATGCTGCTGGTGGTGCTGGCCGACGACGCCTTCCTGTTCATGGTGGCCTGGGAGGTGATGTCGCTCTCCTCCTATTTCCTCGTGGTCTTCCACCACGACAACGCCGCCAACCGCCGGGCCGCGTTTCTCTACCTGCTGATGGCCCACGTGGGCGGGCTCGCCATCCTGCTCGGTTACGGCGTGCTGGCCTCCTTCGGCGGCGGCTTCGCCTTCGAGGCCATGCGCGCCGCGCCGCTCTCCTTCGGCTGGGCCAGCGTCGCCTTCAGCCTGGCGTTCCTCGGCTTCGGCATGAAGGCGGGCCTGGTGCCCCTGCACGCCTGGCTGCCGGAGGCCCATCCCGTGGCGCCGTCCCACATCTCGGCGCTGATGTCCGGGGTGATGCTGAAGGTGGCCGTCTACGGCTTCATCCGCTTCGTCTTCGATCTCATCGGCGAGGTCCACTGGCAGTGGGGGGTGGCGGTCACCGCCGTGGGCAGCCTGTCGGCCCTGCTCGGAGTGCTCTACGCCCTGGTGCAGAACGACCTCAAGCGCCTGCTGGCCTACTCCTCGGTGGAGAACCTCGGCATCATCTTCATCGGCCTGGGGCTCGCGCTGGTGTTCCAGGGCACGGGCAACAGCCTGCTGGGGACGCTGGCGTTCGTGGCGGCCCTCTATCACGCCATCAACCACGCCCTGTTCAAGGGGCTGCTGTTCTTCGGCGCGGGGGCGATCCTGCACAGCACCCACGAGCGGGATCTCGACCAGATGGGCGGGCTGCTGCGGCGCATGCCCTGGACCGGGTTGTTCTTCCTGGTGGGCGCCCTCTCCATCTCGGCCCTGCCGCCTTTCAACGGCTTCGTCTCCGAGTGGCTGACCTTCCAGGCGGCCCTGCAGGCCTGGCAGCTGGAGAGCGGCGTGCTGCGCAGCCTCATCCCCATCGCCGCGGCGATGCTGGCGCTCACCGGGGCGCTGGCGGCGGCCTGCTTCGTCAAGGTCTACGGCGTGGCCTTTCTCGGCCAGGCCCGCAGCCGCCACGTGCGCCGGGCCCGGCAGGTGCCGATCGGCATGCGCGCCGGGCAGGGCGTGCTGGCCTTCCTGTGCCTGCTCTTCGGCGTGCTGCCCACCGCCGTGGTCGACCTGATCGAGGCCGTGCCGCGCCAGATCCTGGGCCAGGGGCTGCCCGAGGCCACCGCCCACGGCTGGCTGTGGCTGACGCCGGTGGCGCCCGCGACGGCGAGCTACGGCGCGCCGCTGATCGCTCTCGTGCTGCTGGTCCTGGCGCTGCTGGCGGTGTGGGCCGCGCGGCGCGGCACGCTGCGCCGGGCGCGCCGCTGCGATCCCTGGGACTGCGGCTTCGCGCCGCCCGGCGCGCGCATGCAGTACACCGCCACCGCCTTCGCCCAGCCCCTGCGCCGGGTCTTCGCCCTGCTGTTCCGCATCGACGAGCGCGTGGAGCGGCGGGAGGACGGGTCGCTGCGCCACCGGCTCACGGTGGGCGACCGGGCCTGGGGGCTGTTCTACGCCCCGGTGGCCCGCGCCGTGGAGTCGGCCGCGGCCCGCATCGTCCGCCTGCAGTCGGGCAACGTGCGCATCTACCTCGGCTGGACCCTCTCCACCCTGCTGGTGCTGCTATGGATTATCTCCTGA
- a CDS encoding respiratory chain complex I subunit 1 family protein, with protein sequence MDYLLNVSTWGLALLQALLFAALAPLLVGWVRKVKAWLQNRRGAPLLQPYRDLYKLLGKEVRVAHTASILFRAAPYVVFIATWLAASAVPLVAVALPTAAIADIIVLVGLLALARFFLALAGMDVGTAFGGMGASREMLVSALAEPAMLMAVFTLAMTAHSTNLASVVDAQLAGGLVLRPSYLFALGALVLVALAETGRIPVDNPATHLELTMIHEAMILEYSGRHLALMEWAAQVKLLLYGVLIANIFLPWGIAASLAPADLAVGLAAILLKLLALGAALALAETVLAKMRLFRAPAFLNLALLLALLGLLGHVILEVGA encoded by the coding sequence ATGGATTATCTCCTGAACGTTTCCACCTGGGGGCTGGCCCTGCTGCAGGCGCTGCTGTTCGCGGCGCTGGCGCCGCTGCTCGTGGGCTGGGTGCGCAAGGTCAAGGCGTGGCTGCAGAATCGCCGCGGCGCGCCGCTGCTGCAGCCCTACCGCGACCTCTACAAGCTGCTGGGCAAGGAGGTGCGGGTGGCCCACACCGCCTCGATCCTGTTCCGCGCCGCGCCCTACGTGGTCTTCATCGCCACCTGGCTGGCCGCCTCCGCCGTGCCCCTGGTGGCGGTGGCGCTGCCCACCGCGGCCATCGCCGACATCATCGTGCTGGTGGGGCTGCTGGCGCTGGCGCGCTTCTTCCTGGCGCTGGCGGGCATGGACGTGGGCACGGCCTTCGGTGGCATGGGCGCCTCACGGGAGATGCTGGTCTCCGCCCTGGCGGAGCCGGCCATGCTGATGGCGGTCTTCACCCTGGCCATGACCGCCCACAGCACCAACCTGGCGAGCGTGGTGGACGCCCAGCTCGCCGGTGGCCTGGTGCTGCGCCCCTCCTACCTGTTCGCCCTGGGGGCGCTCGTCCTGGTGGCGCTGGCGGAGACCGGCCGCATCCCGGTGGACAACCCGGCCACCCACCTGGAGCTGACCATGATCCACGAGGCGATGATCCTGGAGTACTCCGGGCGCCACCTGGCGCTGATGGAGTGGGCGGCCCAGGTCAAGCTGCTGCTCTACGGCGTGCTCATCGCCAACATCTTCCTGCCCTGGGGCATCGCCGCGAGCCTCGCCCCGGCGGACCTCGCCGTGGGGCTGGCCGCCATCCTGCTCAAGCTGCTGGCGCTCGGCGCGGCGCTGGCGCTGGCCGAGACGGTGCTGGCCAAGATGCGCCTGTTCCGCGCCCCGGCCTTCCTCAACCTCGCCCTGCTGCTGGCCCTGCTCGGGCTGCTCGGCCACGTGATCCTGGAGGTGGGGGCGTGA
- a CDS encoding formate hydrogenlyase — translation MSITQLPLLQQLVLVLAAIVLFTSFVLLAQARLVSAIHAFAWQGGLAAAVTGVVAVAGHSPHLYFSALLTLLLKALLIPWMLHRLVHRLELDRHVDLLRRPALVVMAAVALVIFSYWLVLPMVQQELTFTRNIVAISLAVVLIGLLMMVFRQQAVVQVLGFMSMENGLFLAAVSATGGMPLVVELGVAFDVLVAMVLFGVFFFQIRANIDTLDVDRLNRLTETGGEEP, via the coding sequence GTGAGCATCACCCAGCTTCCGCTGCTGCAGCAGCTGGTGCTGGTGCTGGCGGCCATCGTGCTGTTCACCTCCTTCGTGCTGCTGGCCCAGGCGCGGCTGGTCTCCGCCATCCACGCCTTCGCCTGGCAGGGGGGGCTGGCGGCCGCGGTGACCGGCGTGGTGGCCGTCGCCGGCCATTCGCCCCACCTCTACTTCTCGGCGCTGCTGACCCTGCTGCTCAAGGCGCTGCTGATCCCGTGGATGCTGCACCGGCTGGTGCACCGGCTGGAGCTGGACCGGCACGTGGACCTGCTGCGCCGGCCGGCGCTGGTGGTGATGGCCGCGGTGGCGCTGGTGATCTTCAGCTACTGGCTGGTGCTGCCCATGGTCCAGCAGGAGCTGACCTTCACCCGCAACATCGTCGCCATCAGCCTGGCGGTGGTGCTCATCGGGCTGCTGATGATGGTGTTCCGCCAGCAGGCGGTGGTCCAGGTGCTCGGCTTCATGTCCATGGAGAACGGCCTGTTCCTCGCCGCGGTCTCCGCCACCGGCGGCATGCCCCTGGTGGTGGAGCTGGGCGTGGCCTTCGACGTGCTGGTGGCGATGGTGCTGTTCGGGGTGTTCTTTTTCCAGATCCGCGCGAACATCGACACCCTGGACGTGGACCGTCTCAACCGCCTGACCGAGACCGGGGGGGAGGAGCCGTGA
- a CDS encoding hydrogenase 4 subunit F, with protein sequence MSALLLTVLLPLAGALVLALLRSLPLAGWINVAVSALSFAASAWLAWSVAAAGEIAGLGFRVDAFNVYLVVLTAFVGLTTSIFSRPYMRHVCKTGLTSERGMRVYHAMYQAFMFTMLLALTTDNLGVLWVAVEGATLATVLLVSLYRTPEAVEAAWKYFILCGVGIALALFGTVLTYFAAQHALDDPAAGLTWSILYRHADGLEPAVMSLAFVFLLVGYGTKVGLVPMHQWLPDAHSEGPTPMSAVLSGLLLNVALYAVVRLKMLVDGSLAGTASPHVAGYLLMGFGMVSFLVAGLFLHRQRDIKRMFSYSSIEHMGLMTFAFGMGGPLATFGALLHMLVHSLTKSAIFVTVGHAAHIAGTQRIDHIRGLIRTQPVVGWSLLLGVAAIAGFPPFGVFTSEFLLLTATMQAQPWLTVALLSGLAVAFAGLFRHLHPMVYGPAPEGQQPVRANLLPVVVHLGLVLWLGLSIPPFLVAWLDRATQLITGAHLL encoded by the coding sequence GTGAGCGCCCTGCTGCTGACCGTGCTCCTGCCGCTGGCCGGCGCGCTTGTCCTGGCGCTGCTCCGCTCCCTGCCGCTCGCCGGCTGGATCAACGTGGCCGTCTCCGCGCTCAGCTTCGCCGCCTCCGCGTGGCTCGCCTGGTCGGTGGCGGCGGCCGGCGAGATCGCCGGGCTCGGGTTCCGGGTGGACGCCTTCAACGTCTACCTGGTGGTGCTGACCGCCTTCGTGGGGCTCACCACCTCCATCTTCTCCCGGCCCTACATGCGCCACGTGTGCAAGACCGGGCTGACCAGCGAGCGGGGCATGCGCGTCTACCACGCCATGTACCAGGCCTTCATGTTCACCATGCTGCTGGCCCTGACCACCGACAACCTCGGCGTGCTGTGGGTGGCGGTGGAGGGGGCGACCCTGGCCACGGTGCTGCTGGTCTCCCTCTACCGCACCCCGGAGGCGGTGGAGGCGGCGTGGAAGTACTTCATCCTCTGCGGGGTGGGCATCGCGCTGGCGCTGTTCGGCACGGTGCTGACCTACTTCGCCGCCCAGCACGCGCTGGACGATCCGGCGGCGGGCCTGACCTGGAGCATCCTCTACCGCCACGCCGACGGCCTGGAGCCGGCGGTGATGAGCCTCGCCTTCGTCTTCCTGCTGGTGGGCTACGGCACCAAGGTGGGCCTGGTGCCCATGCACCAGTGGCTGCCCGACGCCCACTCCGAGGGCCCCACGCCCATGTCCGCGGTGCTCTCCGGGCTGCTGCTCAACGTGGCGCTCTACGCGGTCGTCCGGCTGAAGATGCTGGTGGACGGCTCCCTGGCCGGCACCGCCTCGCCCCACGTGGCGGGCTACCTGCTCATGGGCTTCGGCATGGTGTCGTTCCTGGTGGCGGGCCTGTTCCTGCACCGCCAGCGCGACATCAAGCGCATGTTCAGCTACTCCTCCATCGAGCACATGGGGCTGATGACCTTCGCCTTCGGCATGGGCGGGCCGCTGGCCACCTTCGGCGCCCTGCTGCACATGCTGGTGCACTCGCTCACCAAGTCGGCCATCTTCGTCACCGTGGGGCATGCCGCCCATATCGCCGGCACCCAGCGCATCGACCACATCCGCGGCCTGATCCGCACCCAGCCGGTGGTGGGCTGGTCGCTGCTCCTCGGGGTGGCGGCCATCGCCGGCTTTCCCCCCTTCGGCGTCTTCACCAGCGAGTTCCTGCTGCTGACCGCCACCATGCAGGCGCAGCCCTGGCTGACGGTGGCCCTGCTCTCGGGGCTGGCGGTGGCCTTCGCCGGCCTGTTCCGCCACCTGCACCCGATGGTCTACGGCCCCGCCCCCGAGGGGCAGCAGCCGGTGCGGGCCAACCTGCTGCCGGTGGTGGTGCACCTCGGCCTGGTGCTGTGGCTCGGGCTGTCGATACCGCCCTTCCTGGTCGCCTGGCTGGACCGGGCCACGCAGCTGATCACCGGAGCCCACCTGCTATGA